A genome region from Glycine max cultivar Williams 82 chromosome 5, Glycine_max_v4.0, whole genome shotgun sequence includes the following:
- the LOC100781543 gene encoding probable serine incorporator isoform X1, which translates to MEVGESNSGNERRIISKDSSWCSQFRNASNPWMARYAYALIFLVANLLAWAARDYGRGALTEMKRLKGCNGGKDCLDAEGVLRVNLGCFIFYIIMFLSTARTSKLNNVRDTWHSGWWSVKIALWVVTTVIPFLLPSEFIQIYGEVAHFGAGVFLLIQLISIISFITWLNECCESEKFAARCRIHVMFFATTAYVVCLMGIILMYIWYAPKPSCLLNIFFITWTLVLLQLMTSVSLHPKVDAGILTPGLMGLYVVFLCWCAIRSEPAGGNCIRKSDSATKTDWLSIISFVVAILAIVIATFSTGIDSKCFQFRKDDTPPAQDDVPYGYGFFHFVFATGAMYFAMLLIGWNSHHSMRKWTIDVGWTSTWVRIVNEWLAVCVYLWMLIAPIIWKSRHTGST; encoded by the exons ATGGAAGTTGGGGAAAGCAACAGTGGTAACGAGAGGCGTATCATATCTAAGGATTCTTCATGGTGCAGTCAATTCCGAAATGCATCTAATCCTTGGATGGCAAGATATGCCTATGCCTTGATTTTTCTTGTGGCAAATCTTTTAGCATGGGCTGCACGGGATTATGGTCGTGGTGCTTTAACAGAAATGAAGA GATTAAAAGGATGCAATGGTGGAAAAGACTGTTTGGATGCTGAAGGTGTTTTGCGTGTGAACCTGGGTTGCTTT atattttatatcataatgTTTTTGTCTACTGCTCGCACTTCTAAACTGAACAATGTGAGAGATACATGGCACTCTGGATGGTGGTCAGTCAAGATTGCTCTCTGGGTGGTCACGACTGTCATTCCATTTCTACTCCCTTCTGAATTTATTCAGATTTACG GGGAGGTGGCTCATTTTGGTGCAGG GGTTTTCCTCCTTATTCAATTGATAAGCATAATCAGCTTCATTACATGGCTGAATGAATGTTGTGAGTCAGAAAAATTTGCAGCAAGATG CCGAATCCATGTGATGTTTTTTGCAACGACTGCATATGTTGTCTGTCTGATGGGGATCATTTTGATGTACATTTGGTATGCACCAAAGCCATCTTGTCTCCTCAACATTTTCTTCATTACTTGGACGCTAGTACTTCTCCAACTTATGACAAGTGTGTCTCTGCATCCAAAA GTTGATGCTGGCATTCTAACTCCAGGGCTGATGGGGCTCTATGTTGTCTTCCTTTGTTGGTGCGCTATTAGAAG TGAACCTGCTGGAGGAAACTGCATCAGGAAGTCAGACTCTGCAACCAAAACAGACTGGCTAAGCATCATT AGCTTTGTTGTTGCAATACTAGCAATTGTTATTGCGACATTTTCAACAGGCATAGACTCCAAATGCTTTCAG TTCAGGAAGGATGATACTCCACCAGCACAGGATGATGTACCTTATGGTTATGGCTTCTTCCATTTTGTTTTTGCCACAGGAGCAATGTACTTTGCTATGCTATTGATTGGATGGAATAGTCATCATTCTATGAGAAA ATGGACGATTGATGTGGGCTGGACCAGCACCTGGGTCAGAATAGTAAATGAATGGTTGGCAGTTTGTGTATATT TGTGGATGCTGATAGCCCCAATCATATGGAAAAGCAGACATACTGGTTCTACTTAA
- the LOC100781002 gene encoding probable ADP-ribosylation factor GTPase-activating protein AGD14 isoform X1 translates to MASRVKEDEKNERIIRGLLKLTPNRRCINCNSLGPQYVCTNFWTFVCTNCSGIHREFTHRVKSVSMAKFSAQEVSALQEGGNQRAKEIYFKEWDPQRHSLPDSSNIDRLRDFIKHVYVDRRFSGERTYDKPPRVKGDKDDFHENKRTETYHRSPSYEDTHERRYSDRSSPGGRSPVYDQENRQYGDYKKSPGRPPIINDWRREDRLGDGWKFEDHRISDGNHNVESTSPEQTKDLDSSSPPAVRPVREILGENVVPLRISEPPKTNSGQATNGSALTQRTSSSSSLASSNGTPAEVKLETIKSLIDFDDDPEPPVASAIPQAPQTTVAKHGMPANSNDNNWASFDVAPEAKAPQGPSNINPLESMLTQLSVPVSLPSHVSRAQGDSHVATANSGSCATRLLIFNDSSVSRAGPLTGSALTTTAAGAPIVSSFSTFPASGASVTSFGLTTASTLNNAGQWATLQYQQQQPLLTAAASQPTIQQSTPPVGGALNNQPWTVPSVQGHANTPMPHASHLVPKPANEAKSSVVLHPSTVDIKPSGRSELPEDLFTVKYSPFPAPVPGWQMGPPPSMGISIQYNNAVPMPSYAQPSKSTNPFDVSSEPTPVQAPMFPSMSSLQGALPSVTPSATMHPSNMGNISHAWNPHSSSPSYVSPPQAQTLAPAMGLGAYMGQQMATNMPMPRHQGIGSFATEATAFGFSNPDQQLTGRLSTAATPNTYHAGGNPFG, encoded by the exons ATGGCAAGTCGAGTGAAGGAAGATGAGAAAAATGAACGAATAATTCGAGGTCTTCTCAAACTCACACCAAATCGAAGATGCATTAACTGTAACAGCTTG GGACCACAATATGTGTGCACAAATTTCTGGACGTTTGTTTGCACTAACTGTAGCGGAATACA CCGAGAGTTTACACATCGGGTAAAATCAGTTTCAATGGCTAAATTTAGTGCACAGGAAGTTAGTGCACTTCAAGAAGGAGGAAATCAG CGTGCAAAGGAAATCTATTTTAAAGAATGGGATCCACAACGTCATTCTTTGCCTGATAGCAG CAATATTGACAGGCTCCGGGACTTTATTAAGCATGTTTATGTGGATAGAAGATTCAGCGGTGAGAGGACTTATGACAAACCTCCAAGAGTAAAG GGTGACAAGGATGATTTCCATGAAAACAAGAGGACAGAGACTTATCACAGAAGCCCTTCATATGAGGACACACATGAACGTCGTTACAGTGACAGGTCTAGTCCTGGTGGAAGAAGTCCTGTATATGATCAAGAAAATAGGCAATATGGTGATTACAAGAAAAGCCCTGGTCGTCCTCCAATAATCAATGATTGGCGTCGAGAAGATAGATTAGGGGATGGATGGAAATTTGAAGATCATAGAATATCTGATGGAAATCATAATGTGGAAAGTACTTCTCCTGAGCAAACCAAGGATCTGGATTCTTCCAGCCCACCTGCAGTCCGACCTGTTAGAGAGATCTTGGGAGAAAATGTAGTACCTCTTCGAATAAGTGAACCACCCAAAACAAACAGTGGACAGGCTACTAATGGCTCAGCACTCACACAG AGAACTTCATCTTCCAGTAGCTTAGCATCCAGCAATGGAACCCCTGCAGAAGTTAAGCTTGAGACTATTAAGAGCCttattgattttgatgatgatccTGAACCACCTGTTGCTTCAGCAATTCCTCAAGCCCCGCAAACTACTGTGGCTAAACATGGGATGCCTGCAAATTCCAATGATAATAATTGGGCCTCTTTTGATGTTGCTCCTGAGGCAAAAGCACCTCAGGGTCCTTCGAATATAAATCCACTTGAATCCATGCTGACACAATTGTCAGTACCAGTATCTTTACCTTCTCATGTTTCAAGAGCCCAAGGTGATTCCCATGTTGCAACAGCTAATTCTGGGAGCTGTGCGACAAGATTATTAATATTCAATGACTCTTCTGTTTCTCGTGCAGGACCTTTGACGGGGTCAGCTCTTACCACTACTGCTGCAGGAGCTCCAATTGTTAGCAGCTTCTCAACATTCCCAGCCAGTGGTGCTTCAGTAACATCTTTTGGATTAACAACAGCATCAACTCTCAATAATGCAGGACAGTGGGCTACTTTGCAGTATCAGCAACAGCAACCTTTGCTCACTGCTGCTGCTAGTCAGCCTACTATTCAACAATCCACTCCACCAGTTGGTGGAGCTTTGAATAATCAG CCCTGGACTGTACCTTCTGTACAAGGGCACGCAAACACACCAATGCCTCATGCATCGCACCTTGTCCCAAAGCCTGCCAATGAGGCTAAATCCAGTGTTGTTTTACATCCTTCTACAGTAGACATAAAACCAAGTGGAAGAAGTGAGCTTCCTGAG GATCTATTCACTGTAAAATATTCACCGTTCCCTGCTCCAGTCCCAGGTTGGCAAATGGGTCCACCACCTAGCATGGGTATCTCAATTCAATACAATAATGCAGTG CCCATGCCAAGTTATGCACAACCATCAAAATCAACAAATCCATTTGATGTCAGTAGCGAACCAACTCCAGTTCAAGCCCCAATG TTTCCTTCCATGTCATCTTTGCAAGGTGCTCTGCCTAGTGTAACGCCTTCAGCTACAATGCACCCATCAAACATGGGTAATATATCTCATGCCTGGAATCCACACTCATCATCACCATCTTATGTATCGCCTCCTCAAGCACAAACTCTTGCACCAGCAATGGGACTGG GGGCATACATGGGACAACAAATGGCAACTAACATGCCAATGCCAAG GCATCAAGGAATTGGGAGTTTTGCCACCGAGGCAACTGCTTTTGGATTCTCAAATCCAGATCAACAGCTGACTGGTAGGTTGTCAACTGCTGCTACCCCAAACACCTACCATGCAGGAGGGAACCCTTTCGGATGA
- the LOC100781002 gene encoding probable ADP-ribosylation factor GTPase-activating protein AGD14 isoform X2, translating into MASRVKEDEKNERIIRGLLKLTPNRRCINCNSLGPQYVCTNFWTFVCTNCSGIHREFTHRVKSVSMAKFSAQEVSALQEGGNQRAKEIYFKEWDPQRHSLPDSSNIDRLRDFIKHVYVDRRFSGERTYDKPPRVKGDKDDFHENKRTETYHRSPSYEDTHERRYSDRSSPGGRSPVYDQENRQYGDYKKSPGRPPIINDWRREDRLGDGWKFEDHRISDGNHNVESTSPEQTKDLDSSSPPAVRPVREILGENVVPLRISEPPKTNSGQATNGSALTQRTSSSSSLASSNGTPAEVKLETIKSLIDFDDDPEPPVASAIPQAPQTTVAKHGMPANSNDNNWASFDVAPEAKAPQGPSNINPLESMLTQLSVPVSLPSHVSRAQGPLTGSALTTTAAGAPIVSSFSTFPASGASVTSFGLTTASTLNNAGQWATLQYQQQQPLLTAAASQPTIQQSTPPVGGALNNQPWTVPSVQGHANTPMPHASHLVPKPANEAKSSVVLHPSTVDIKPSGRSELPEDLFTVKYSPFPAPVPGWQMGPPPSMGISIQYNNAVPMPSYAQPSKSTNPFDVSSEPTPVQAPMFPSMSSLQGALPSVTPSATMHPSNMGNISHAWNPHSSSPSYVSPPQAQTLAPAMGLGAYMGQQMATNMPMPRHQGIGSFATEATAFGFSNPDQQLTGRLSTAATPNTYHAGGNPFG; encoded by the exons ATGGCAAGTCGAGTGAAGGAAGATGAGAAAAATGAACGAATAATTCGAGGTCTTCTCAAACTCACACCAAATCGAAGATGCATTAACTGTAACAGCTTG GGACCACAATATGTGTGCACAAATTTCTGGACGTTTGTTTGCACTAACTGTAGCGGAATACA CCGAGAGTTTACACATCGGGTAAAATCAGTTTCAATGGCTAAATTTAGTGCACAGGAAGTTAGTGCACTTCAAGAAGGAGGAAATCAG CGTGCAAAGGAAATCTATTTTAAAGAATGGGATCCACAACGTCATTCTTTGCCTGATAGCAG CAATATTGACAGGCTCCGGGACTTTATTAAGCATGTTTATGTGGATAGAAGATTCAGCGGTGAGAGGACTTATGACAAACCTCCAAGAGTAAAG GGTGACAAGGATGATTTCCATGAAAACAAGAGGACAGAGACTTATCACAGAAGCCCTTCATATGAGGACACACATGAACGTCGTTACAGTGACAGGTCTAGTCCTGGTGGAAGAAGTCCTGTATATGATCAAGAAAATAGGCAATATGGTGATTACAAGAAAAGCCCTGGTCGTCCTCCAATAATCAATGATTGGCGTCGAGAAGATAGATTAGGGGATGGATGGAAATTTGAAGATCATAGAATATCTGATGGAAATCATAATGTGGAAAGTACTTCTCCTGAGCAAACCAAGGATCTGGATTCTTCCAGCCCACCTGCAGTCCGACCTGTTAGAGAGATCTTGGGAGAAAATGTAGTACCTCTTCGAATAAGTGAACCACCCAAAACAAACAGTGGACAGGCTACTAATGGCTCAGCACTCACACAG AGAACTTCATCTTCCAGTAGCTTAGCATCCAGCAATGGAACCCCTGCAGAAGTTAAGCTTGAGACTATTAAGAGCCttattgattttgatgatgatccTGAACCACCTGTTGCTTCAGCAATTCCTCAAGCCCCGCAAACTACTGTGGCTAAACATGGGATGCCTGCAAATTCCAATGATAATAATTGGGCCTCTTTTGATGTTGCTCCTGAGGCAAAAGCACCTCAGGGTCCTTCGAATATAAATCCACTTGAATCCATGCTGACACAATTGTCAGTACCAGTATCTTTACCTTCTCATGTTTCAAGAGCCCAAG GACCTTTGACGGGGTCAGCTCTTACCACTACTGCTGCAGGAGCTCCAATTGTTAGCAGCTTCTCAACATTCCCAGCCAGTGGTGCTTCAGTAACATCTTTTGGATTAACAACAGCATCAACTCTCAATAATGCAGGACAGTGGGCTACTTTGCAGTATCAGCAACAGCAACCTTTGCTCACTGCTGCTGCTAGTCAGCCTACTATTCAACAATCCACTCCACCAGTTGGTGGAGCTTTGAATAATCAG CCCTGGACTGTACCTTCTGTACAAGGGCACGCAAACACACCAATGCCTCATGCATCGCACCTTGTCCCAAAGCCTGCCAATGAGGCTAAATCCAGTGTTGTTTTACATCCTTCTACAGTAGACATAAAACCAAGTGGAAGAAGTGAGCTTCCTGAG GATCTATTCACTGTAAAATATTCACCGTTCCCTGCTCCAGTCCCAGGTTGGCAAATGGGTCCACCACCTAGCATGGGTATCTCAATTCAATACAATAATGCAGTG CCCATGCCAAGTTATGCACAACCATCAAAATCAACAAATCCATTTGATGTCAGTAGCGAACCAACTCCAGTTCAAGCCCCAATG TTTCCTTCCATGTCATCTTTGCAAGGTGCTCTGCCTAGTGTAACGCCTTCAGCTACAATGCACCCATCAAACATGGGTAATATATCTCATGCCTGGAATCCACACTCATCATCACCATCTTATGTATCGCCTCCTCAAGCACAAACTCTTGCACCAGCAATGGGACTGG GGGCATACATGGGACAACAAATGGCAACTAACATGCCAATGCCAAG GCATCAAGGAATTGGGAGTTTTGCCACCGAGGCAACTGCTTTTGGATTCTCAAATCCAGATCAACAGCTGACTGGTAGGTTGTCAACTGCTGCTACCCCAAACACCTACCATGCAGGAGGGAACCCTTTCGGATGA
- the LOC100781543 gene encoding probable serine incorporator isoform X2, which yields MFLSTARTSKLNNVRDTWHSGWWSVKIALWVVTTVIPFLLPSEFIQIYGEVAHFGAGVFLLIQLISIISFITWLNECCESEKFAARCRIHVMFFATTAYVVCLMGIILMYIWYAPKPSCLLNIFFITWTLVLLQLMTSVSLHPKVDAGILTPGLMGLYVVFLCWCAIRSEPAGGNCIRKSDSATKTDWLSIISFVVAILAIVIATFSTGIDSKCFQFRKDDTPPAQDDVPYGYGFFHFVFATGAMYFAMLLIGWNSHHSMRKWTIDVGWTSTWVRIVNEWLAVCVYLWMLIAPIIWKSRHTGST from the exons atgTTTTTGTCTACTGCTCGCACTTCTAAACTGAACAATGTGAGAGATACATGGCACTCTGGATGGTGGTCAGTCAAGATTGCTCTCTGGGTGGTCACGACTGTCATTCCATTTCTACTCCCTTCTGAATTTATTCAGATTTACG GGGAGGTGGCTCATTTTGGTGCAGG GGTTTTCCTCCTTATTCAATTGATAAGCATAATCAGCTTCATTACATGGCTGAATGAATGTTGTGAGTCAGAAAAATTTGCAGCAAGATG CCGAATCCATGTGATGTTTTTTGCAACGACTGCATATGTTGTCTGTCTGATGGGGATCATTTTGATGTACATTTGGTATGCACCAAAGCCATCTTGTCTCCTCAACATTTTCTTCATTACTTGGACGCTAGTACTTCTCCAACTTATGACAAGTGTGTCTCTGCATCCAAAA GTTGATGCTGGCATTCTAACTCCAGGGCTGATGGGGCTCTATGTTGTCTTCCTTTGTTGGTGCGCTATTAGAAG TGAACCTGCTGGAGGAAACTGCATCAGGAAGTCAGACTCTGCAACCAAAACAGACTGGCTAAGCATCATT AGCTTTGTTGTTGCAATACTAGCAATTGTTATTGCGACATTTTCAACAGGCATAGACTCCAAATGCTTTCAG TTCAGGAAGGATGATACTCCACCAGCACAGGATGATGTACCTTATGGTTATGGCTTCTTCCATTTTGTTTTTGCCACAGGAGCAATGTACTTTGCTATGCTATTGATTGGATGGAATAGTCATCATTCTATGAGAAA ATGGACGATTGATGTGGGCTGGACCAGCACCTGGGTCAGAATAGTAAATGAATGGTTGGCAGTTTGTGTATATT TGTGGATGCTGATAGCCCCAATCATATGGAAAAGCAGACATACTGGTTCTACTTAA